CGATTTCGCGATCGAATTCACGGCGGCCGCCAGCCTGCTGATGATGCATCTGTCGCGCTTCTCCGAGGAACTGATCCTTTGGTCCAGCGCCCAATTCAACTTCATCGAAATTCCGGATGCTTTCTGCACCGGCTCGTCGATCATGCCGCAAAAGAAAAATCCCGATGTGCCGGAACTGGTGCGCGGCAAGTCCGGCCGGGTGACCGGGCACCTGGTGTCTTTGCTGATGCTGATGAAAAGCCAGCCGCTCGCCTACAACAAGGACAATCAGGAAGACAAGGAACCGCTGTTCGACACGGTCGATACGGTGATCAATTGCCTGCGCGCCTATGCCGACATGGTGCCGCACATCCGGGCCAAGAAGGACAACATGTACCAATCGGCAAAACAGGGCTTCGCGACCGCGACCGATCTGGCCGATTATCTGGTCCGCAGAGGCATGGCGTTCCGCGATGCGCATGAAGTCGTCGGTCTGGCCGTGCGGCTGGGCCTGACTACGGGGCGCGACCTGTCCGAGCTGACGCTGGCCGAACTGCGGCAGTTTTCGCCGCTAATCGACGCCGATGTGTTCGAGTCCCTGACTTTGGAAGGCTCGGTCGCATCCCGCCAGCATATCGGCGGCGCCGCGCCGGAAACGGTCCGGGAAGCGATACGGACCGCACGGCAAACCATGGCGGCCGGTTCCTGAAATAATCGAAACGACGGACGGGCTTCAGCCGGACCCAAATCCGCGCACCTTCGTCCATACGCAACGGAAGCCTTTCATGTACTATACTTAAGGAAAAAACTTCCTGAAGACGGCTTCGTGTCAGACCGACGTTCAATCCTACAATCAGACTCTTCCGAAGATCAAATCAGTTTCGACGATCTTCAAGCCATTGCAGACCGGTTTAGAAAATTCCACCATTTCAAACGCGAAAGCATCCGCCACGTTCTGACTCCTTCTCAGCGGCAATTTCTGGATGCGCTGCCGCTGGTCCTCGATATCAACGATCCGGCCTTGCCGGGGTTTGTCTCGCCGGCGACGCCGGCCGGCATTTACGGTTACCGGCCCGGCAAACGTGCGCTCGAAGCCGCCCGGCAAATCGGTTCGGACTTCAATTACCGTCCGCAAAAGCACGATAACGGCAAGGCGGCGATAGACGGCCTGTTTCTGATGGGCAGCGTCGGCAGCATCGCTTTCACGCTAACCAGCGATATGGACATATGGTTATGCCACCGGAACGATTTGACCGCGCCGGAATTCGAGGAACTGCAAAAAAAGGCGCAGGCGCTCGAGAATTGGGCCGCCTCGCTGCGCCTGGAAGTGCACTTTTTCCTGATCAACAGCGAGCAGTTCCTGCTTGCCCGGAAAAAACCGGTTTCCGCCGACAGCAGCGGCGAAACACAGCATTATTTACTGCTTGAAGAGTTCTACCGCACTTCGGTTTATATCGCCGGCAAGGATCTGGCCTGGTGGCTGGTGCCGCCCTGGCGCGAACACGATTACCCGCATTATCTGGCCCAGTTGGCGGAACGCGGCATGATCGACGCGAACCGGATTCTCGACCTGGGCGGTCTGGCTGCCGTTCCCGCCAACGAGTTTCTCGGCGCTACGCAATGGCACGTTTACAAGGCGCTGCATTCGCCTTACAAGTCTTTATTGAAATTGTCGCTGATGGAGTGCTATGCAAGCGAATACCCGCGTATCAACTGGCTGTGCTCGGAAATCAAGCGCGCCGTGTACGAAGGCGAATTGACCGGTCCGCGAACCGATCCCTATGTGCTGCTTTACCTACGGCTGGAAGACTATCTGCTCAAATCGCAGAGCCCTACGAGACTGGCCCTGATACGGCAGTTTTTTTACCGCAAGGTCAATACGGCCAGCGGAAATCTCGGGCAGAGCGGCGCTCTGTCCGCATGGGAGGACTATTTTCGCGAGCTCTCCCCGAGCTGGCATTTGCAGGATCCGCCGCCTGTCGCACCGATCGAACCGGGCGCGTGGGGCATTGAAGATCTCTTGGCCGAAAATACCCGGATCATCAGCCAATTGACGCTTTGTTACAACAAAATCATTCAATTAATCTACGAACATATCCAATCAGAAATCCCGCAAAAAAACGACATCAAGCTGCTGGCGAGAAAACTGAGCGCATTTTTCGAGCCCAAGCAAGGCAAAATAGAGATCGTCACCGGCTCAGGAAACGAGCTCCCGGCCAAACCCGATCTGACGATCGTCGAGGACCGGTCCGACCCGACAAATCCCGAATGGCGCCTGTTCTGCGAAAGAAAAAACCGGCAGGATGCCGCCTTGCGGGTCCCGCTTTACCACCGGCCGACCTTGATCGAGCTCTTATGCTGGATTAGCGTAAACAGATTTTACCGCCAGGATGCGCCTGTCCGCTGCAACGCCGAATCGATTCGTCCAACCCACGGCGAACTAAGCGCAATCCTTGAACATCTGGGCCGTTTTTTCAAAAACTATTTCGACTTCTCCGATTCGCTCGGCAATTATGCCGCCCACAACAGCCTGACGCATTCGCTGCTGATCATCAATATCGGTCAAACGCCGCAAACCGAAACGGGCCGATTTGCCGCGCCGGTCCGAGGCAATCCGTTGAGCTGCGGCGCATCGCGCGAATGCTTGGTAGAAACGGTCGACCGGATATCTATCAGCCACTGGAATGAAATCCTGACCCGCCACGAACAGGGGATTGAAGGATTGTGCAATTGTCTGATCGAGATTGTGAACGAAACGCTGCAATCGGGAGCCGGCAACCGGCTGACGGTCGTTTGCGAAACGCCCCGGCATGGGCGACGCATCATCCGGCGTATCGAAAAGCTGTTTGAGGATCTGCGCGAACTCCATTGCAGCGGTCCGGAAAATCCCGCCCCCCGTTATCTGATGGCGGGCAGCGACCGCTATTTCGTGTTTTCACGCCAAAACGGTCTTTTGCAGTATCAGCAGGCCGACGATGAAGCCCGGCTCATTGAAATACTGAACGGT
The genomic region above belongs to Methylomicrobium agile and contains:
- a CDS encoding class I adenylate cyclase encodes the protein MSDRRSILQSDSSEDQISFDDLQAIADRFRKFHHFKRESIRHVLTPSQRQFLDALPLVLDINDPALPGFVSPATPAGIYGYRPGKRALEAARQIGSDFNYRPQKHDNGKAAIDGLFLMGSVGSIAFTLTSDMDIWLCHRNDLTAPEFEELQKKAQALENWAASLRLEVHFFLINSEQFLLARKKPVSADSSGETQHYLLLEEFYRTSVYIAGKDLAWWLVPPWREHDYPHYLAQLAERGMIDANRILDLGGLAAVPANEFLGATQWHVYKALHSPYKSLLKLSLMECYASEYPRINWLCSEIKRAVYEGELTGPRTDPYVLLYLRLEDYLLKSQSPTRLALIRQFFYRKVNTASGNLGQSGALSAWEDYFRELSPSWHLQDPPPVAPIEPGAWGIEDLLAENTRIISQLTLCYNKIIQLIYEHIQSEIPQKNDIKLLARKLSAFFEPKQGKIEIVTGSGNELPAKPDLTIVEDRSDPTNPEWRLFCERKNRQDAALRVPLYHRPTLIELLCWISVNRFYRQDAPVRCNAESIRPTHGELSAILEHLGRFFKNYFDFSDSLGNYAAHNSLTHSLLIINIGQTPQTETGRFAAPVRGNPLSCGASRECLVETVDRISISHWNEILTRHEQGIEGLCNCLIEIVNETLQSGAGNRLTVVCETPRHGRRIIRRIEKLFEDLRELHCSGPENPAPRYLMAGSDRYFVFSRQNGLLQYQQADDEARLIEILNGPRKLYGSVTFDAEVLEKTPIPAIYRENLPHTVQCFILQENNGARIYVLDEKGSLYIRKHSDADTLQLVNQYARFLHSLLSRKTTEAAAMQFYQIDKRHETGWQCHTVPFHLPMGHDRNPLSISGTCLGSDDLVTVRWNGEEFNSRQYGNRLFQTVSERIIEFRKNGQTYPVYITELNLSPSAFGLAGSDALQTLHFLEYKEKIEAQLNGKR